The Xanthomonas indica sequence CATGCGCCAGCGAGGTGGTCTGCGGCACCACGCGGTTCACGCCGACGGCGATGATGCGGTGGTCCGGGCCGAACACCGCCGCACCGAACGGACCGCCGCTGCCGGCGTCCACGTTCAGCCGCGACAGTTCCACCGCCAGTGCGACCTTGTCGGCGTCGCTGGCGTAGACGGCCTGCGGATCGACCGCCTCGTGGATCCAGGCGGGCAGGGTGAGGTGGACTTGCGCGTAGAGCATCAGCGGATGGGTTCGGCAGGCTGGGGGGCGCGCAGTGTATCGGCTTGGGCGGGGCGCGCGCTGCATTGCCCGGACACGCACGCGCAGCCGGCGATCGCGCGCGAGCCGCATACGCTCATGCGCCCGCTCGCCTGGCACTGCGCCATCACCCCCTGCGGATCGGTGGGGCTGTCGCGGTTGACGCAGGCCGGCATCGCGCCGCAGCAGTTGCCGACGTTCTTGACCGTGCAGTCGGCATCGGTGCGGCAACTGGTGTCGACCTTGATCGGCAGGCCCGGTGCGGACGCCGTCGGCGCCGGCGCGGGGGCCGGCACCGCAGGCTTGGCGGTTTCGCTGCGTGCGCAGGCGCTGGACAGCAGCATGCCGGCGAGCAGGCACAGGGAACACAGCAACGACGCGAAATGGCGGGGCATGGCGACCTTCCGTGCGGTGGAGTGCGGCCATGGTAGCAATCCGCCGCGCCGCCGCCGGCTCAGCGGCGCACGACCGTCAGCGTGTCCGCGCGCTCCTGGGCGATCCGCAGCGCCGTGCCGTCCAGCGCCTGGTGCAGCGCCTGGCGGATGCTGACCTGCCCCTGCACCGCGTTGACCGGCAGCGACGCGAGGCCGGGATCGCGATACACGACCATGCAGCCGGTGGCGTGGGCCAGTTGCTGCGCGACCTCATCGAAGCGACCGGCCGGCAGGGCGTAAGCGTGGTCGGGGACGGCGTCGCACTTGCCGGTCGCCGCCGCTGCGCTGGCGTTGGCATTGGCGACTGCATTCGGCGCAGCGCCGGCTGGGGGCGTGGAGGCGGCGCAGCCGGCGAGTGCGGTGGCCAGGGCGAAGGCGGTGCAGCAACGGCGCAGAAGGATGTGCATGGTGCGATTCCCTCGGGGAGGCTCTGCGCCAGTCTAGGCAGCGCGGCTTAACCGGGCTTGGCTTCGTGCGCTGCAGGGTGCGGCCGCGTGTGCACCAGGGTGCACCACAGCACGCCACCGAGCAGGCAGGCGATCGCCAGCAGTTCCAGCGCGTTCGGCCAGCGCTGTTCCCACAGGAAGCCGTACAGCAGCGCGAAGACGGTTTCGAACACGATCATCTGC is a genomic window containing:
- a CDS encoding STN domain-containing protein, producing MHILLRRCCTAFALATALAGCAASTPPAGAAPNAVANANASAAAATGKCDAVPDHAYALPAGRFDEVAQQLAHATGCMVVYRDPGLASLPVNAVQGQVSIRQALHQALDGTALRIAQERADTLTVVRR